The Halogranum gelatinilyticum genome contains a region encoding:
- a CDS encoding metal ABC transporter substrate-binding protein yields the protein MSSPTRRRFLAAATAGTLAAVSGCLGGSAAPDSQAADGQQSPNGHDVQSSFFVAGDIARHVAGEEATVSDLVPFGQHGHGWEPGPQIQRAVADADAFVYVGEGFQPWADDIVANLATDAPDLPVVAVREGIDLLPAPESDEHADEDSHDETDDHESEHDDDHGAADPHFWLDPQRAKQATMNVRDAFADFDAGNEATYETNAESFAAALDDLDAEFEETLADRERDVVLVAGHNAFQYLAERYGFEVHALVGIAPDATPSPQAIREAQAVIDRHDIEHVLAPVFESDRAATQLVEETDATATLPVTPIPTLTAEWADQGWGYLDVMREVNLDSLATALGAK from the coding sequence ATGTCTTCCCCCACCCGACGCCGTTTTCTCGCCGCTGCGACAGCCGGGACGCTCGCCGCCGTCTCCGGCTGTCTCGGCGGTTCGGCCGCCCCTGACAGTCAAGCCGCAGATGGCCAGCAGTCGCCGAACGGCCACGACGTCCAGTCGTCGTTCTTCGTCGCGGGCGACATCGCCCGCCACGTCGCGGGCGAGGAAGCGACCGTGAGCGACCTCGTCCCGTTCGGCCAGCACGGCCACGGCTGGGAACCCGGTCCCCAAATTCAGCGGGCCGTCGCCGACGCCGACGCTTTCGTCTACGTCGGCGAGGGCTTCCAGCCGTGGGCCGACGACATCGTCGCCAACCTCGCGACCGACGCGCCCGACCTCCCGGTCGTCGCCGTCCGCGAGGGCATCGACCTCCTGCCCGCGCCGGAGTCCGACGAGCACGCCGACGAGGATTCTCACGACGAGACCGACGACCACGAGAGCGAACACGACGACGACCACGGCGCGGCGGACCCGCACTTCTGGCTCGACCCCCAGCGCGCGAAGCAGGCGACGATGAACGTCCGCGACGCCTTCGCCGACTTCGACGCTGGCAACGAGGCCACGTACGAGACCAACGCCGAGTCGTTCGCGGCCGCCCTCGACGACCTCGACGCCGAGTTCGAGGAGACGCTCGCCGACCGCGAGCGCGACGTCGTCCTCGTCGCCGGCCACAACGCCTTCCAGTATCTCGCGGAGCGGTACGGCTTCGAGGTCCACGCGCTGGTCGGCATCGCTCCCGACGCGACGCCGTCGCCGCAGGCCATCCGCGAGGCACAGGCGGTCATCGACCGCCACGACATCGAGCACGTCCTCGCGCCCGTCTTCGAGTCCGACCGCGCGGCGACACAGCTCGTCGAGGAGACGGACGCAACGGCGACGCTGCCCGTCACGCCCATCCCGACGCTCACGGCCGAGTGGGCCGACCAGGGCTGGGGCTATCTCGACGTGATGCGCGAGGTCAACCTCGACTCGTTGGCGACGGCACTGGGAGCGAAATGA